From Panicum hallii strain FIL2 chromosome 2, PHallii_v3.1, whole genome shotgun sequence, a single genomic window includes:
- the LOC112883532 gene encoding probable carboxylesterase 2: protein MKGALCRKIAAIPCCGRTERRIFSTPWIPAIWPGSVANGIHLPSRKNPSHLSKPATVCTKATPTPSSMSMEPAADEVVVESPAHFRIYKSGRIERLNRPPVLPAGLDEATGVTSKDVVLDAGTGLSARLYLPKLQEPSQKLPVLVYFHGGAFLLESADSATYHTYVNPLAAAAGVLVVSVSYRLAPEHPLPAAYEDSWVALQWAASAEDEWIAEHGDVARLFLAGDSAGANIVHDMLLRASGNGGPRIEGAIMLHPWFGGNTPLEGEPEAASVATAGLWTYACPSAVGGADDPRMNPLAPGAPPLEKLGCARMLVCAGKKDTLYVRDRAYYEAVAASAWPGNVAWLESEGEEHVFFLPKPECENAKKLMDCVVAFIAGA, encoded by the coding sequence ATGAAGGGAGCTCTTTGCCGCAAGATCGCTGCAATTCCATGCTGTGGTAGGACCGAGCGCCGGATTTTCTCTACGCCATGGATTCCAGCGATTTGGCCGGGTTCAGTAGCTAATGGAATTCATCTTCCATCCCGAAAAAATCCATCTCATCTTTCGAAGCCTGCCACTGTCTGCACCAAGGCAACACCGACACCTTCCTCCATGTCCATGGAGCCCGCCGCAGACGAGGTGGTCGTCGAGTCCCCGGCGCACTTCCGCATCTACAAGAGCGGCAGAATCGAGCGCCTCAACCGGCCCCCGGtcctccccgccggcctcgACGAGGCCACTGGCGTCACCTCCAAGGACGTCGTCCTGGACGCCGGAACCGGCCTCTCAGCGCGCCTCTACCTCCCGAAGCTCCAGGAGCCGTCCCAGAAGCTCCCTGTCCTCGTCTACTTCCACGGCGGCGCGTTCCTGCTCGAGTCAGCCGACTCCGCCACGTACCACACCTACGTCAACCccctcgcggcggcggcgggcgtccTCGTGGTGTCCGTGAGCTACCGCCTGGCGCCGGAGCACCCGCTCCCGGCGGCCTACGAGGACTCCTGGGTCGCGCTCCAGTGGGCGGCGTCGGCGGAGGACGAGTGGATCGCCGAGCACGGCGACGTGGCGCGCCTCTTCCTCGCGGGCGACAGCGCCGGCGCCAACATCGTGCACGACATGCTGCTGAGGGCGTCCGGCAACGGCGGGCCGCGCATCGAGGGCGCCATCATGCTCCACCCGTGGTTCGGCGGGAACACGCCCCTCGAGGGGGAGCCCGAGGCAGCTTCAGTGGCCACCGCTGGGCTCTGGACGTACGCGTGCCCGAGCGCTGTCGGCGGCGCCGACGACCCGAGGATGAACCCGCTGGCGCCCGGCGCGCCGCCGCTGGAGAAGCTCGGGTGCGCGAGGATGCTGGTGTGCGCCGGGAAGAAGGACACGCTCTACGTGCGGGACCGCGCGTACTACGAAGCCGTGGCGGCCAGCGCGTGGCCGGGGAACGTGGCGTGGCTCGAGTCCGAGGGGGAGGAGCACGTCTTCTTCCTTCCAAAGCCCGAGTGCGAGAACGCCAAGAAGCTCATGGACTGCGTCGTGGCCTTCATAGCCGGAGCCTGA
- the LOC112883484 gene encoding ruvB-like 2, with the protein MAELKRLSESRDLTRIERIGAHSHIRGLGLDSSLEARDASEGMVGQLPARRAAGLILQLIRQGKIAGRAVLLAGQPGTGKTALAMGIAKSLGAETPFASVAASELFSLDLSKTEALTQAFRRAIGVRIKEEAEIIEGEVVEISIDRPLSAAAGSAAPSGATAPGKTGRLTLKTTDMETVYELGGKMIEALGKEKVQSGDVVALDKASGKVTKLGRSVGRSRDYDAVGPHTKFVKCPEGELQKRKEVVHCVTLHEIDVINSRTQGFLALFTGDTGEIRAEVREQIDTKVAEWREEGKAEIVPGVLFIDEVHMLDIECFSFLNRALENDMAPILVIATNRGITSIRGTNYRSPHGIPPDFLDRLLIITTQPYTEDDIRKILDIRCDEEDVEMSADAKVLLTKIGVETSLRYAIHLITSAALACQKRKGKVVEMEDISRVYQLFLDVKRSTQYLMEYQSQYMFNEVPGEADGNDAMQS; encoded by the exons aTGGCGGAGCTAAAGCGGCTGTCGGAGAGCCGCGACCTGACGCGGATCGAGCGCATCGGCGCGCACTCCCATATCCGGGGGCTGGGGCTGGACTCCTCCCTCGAGGCCCGCGACGCCTCGGAGGGCATGGTCGGGCAGCTCCCGGCGCGCCGCGCTGCGGGGCTCATCCTCCAGCTCATCCGCCAGGGGAAGATCGCCGGCCGCGCCGTCCTCCTCGCGGGCCAGCCCGGCACCGGCAAGACTGCGCTCGCCATGGGCATCGCCAAGTCGCTCGGTGCCGAGACGCCCTTCGCCTCCGTCGCCGCGTCCGAGCTCTTCTCCCTCGACCTCTCCAAGACCGAGGCGCTCACGCAGGCCTTCCGCCGCGCCATCGGCGTCCGCATCAAGGAGGAGGCCGAGATCATAGAGGGCGAGGTCGTCGAGATCTCCATCGACCGCCCAttatccgccgccgccggctcggccgcGCCGTCCGGTGCTACTGCGCCCGGCAAGACTGGGCGCCTCACGCTCAAGACCACGGACATGGAGACGGTGTACGAACTTGGGGGAAAGATGATTGAGGCTCTTGGGAAAGAGAAGGTGCAGAGCGGTGATGTGGTTGCACTTGACAAGGCGTCCGGGAAGGTTACAAAGCTTGGCCGCTCCGTTGGTAGGTCGCGGGATTACGATGCTGTTGGCCCGCACACCAAGTTTGTCAAGTGTCCTGAGGGTGAACTCCAGAAGCGCAAGGAGGTCGTGCATTGTGTCACCTTACACGAGATTGATGTCATCAATAGCAG GACACAGGGTTTTCTTGCATTGTTTACTGGTGATACTGGTGAAATTCGTGCAGAGGTCCGAGAGCAGATTGACACAAAAGTTGCGGAGTGGAGAGAGGAAGGGAAGGCTGAGATTGTTCCTGGCGTTCTGTTTATTGATGAAGTACACATGCTGGATATTGAATGCTTCTCCTTCCTAAACCGGGCATTGGAAAACGATATGGCTCCAATCCTAGTCATTGCGACGAACCGAGGGATCACATCCATCCGGGGGACAAACTACCGGTCACCACATGGGATACCACCAGACTTCCTCGATCGCCTCTTGATCATCACGACGCAGCCCTACACAGAGGATGATATCCGCAAGATCCTGGACATCAGGTGCGACGAGGAGGATGTGGAGATGTCTGCAGACGCCAAGGTCCTGCTCACGAAGATTGGCGTGGAGACCTCCCTTAGGTACGCTATCCACCTGATCACCTCTGCAGCCCTAGCCTGCCAAAAGCGCAAGGGCAAGGTGGTGGAGATGGAGGATATTAGCCGGGTGTACCAGCTCTTTCTGGACGTGAAGAGATCGACGCAGTACCTGATGGAGTACCAGAGCCAGTACATGTTCAATGAAGTTCCAGGGGAAGCAGATGGAAATGATGCCATGCAGTCGTAA
- the LOC112883183 gene encoding tuliposide A-converting enzyme 1, chloroplastic-like, protein MDPDSDEVVFDAPEHFRIYKSGRIDRFHRSVLVAAGVDDDASGVATKDVALDAGTGLTVRLFLPKRQEPSGKKLPVLVYFHGGGFILESAKSATYHNYLTSLAAAAGVLAVSVDYRLAPEYRLPAAYDDCWTALQWASSARDGWLAEHGDASRVFVAGDSAGGNIVHNVLVRASSAENAARIEGAVLLHPFFGGSTAIEGEPERAVVITAKVWASACPDAADGADDPRINPTTPGAPALERLGCERMLVCAAEKDWLVARDRAYYDAVAASAWPGSAAWLETEGEEHVFFLLKPECDRAKALMDRVVAFIAGA, encoded by the coding sequence ATGGATCCGGACTCCGACGAGGTGGTGTTCGACGCCCCGGAGCACTTCCGCATCTACAAGAGCGGCCGGATAGATCGTTTCCACCGATCAGTGCTCGTGGCCGCGGGCGTCGACGACGATGCCAGCGGCGTCGCGACCAAGGACGTCGCCCTAGACGCCGGCACCGGCCTCACCGTGCGCCTCTTCCTGCCCAAGCGCCAAGAACCTTCCGGCAAGAAGCTCCCCGTCCTCGTCTACTTCCACGGCGGCGGGTTCATCCTCGAGTCCGCGAAGTCCGCCACGTACCACAACTACCTCacctccctcgccgccgcggccggtgTCCTCGCGGTGTCCGTCGACTACCGCCTCGCCCCCGAGTACCGGCTCCCCGCGGCCTACGACGACTGCTGGACCGCGCTCCAGTGGGCGTCCTCCGCGCGGGACGGCTGGCTCGCCGAGCACGGCGACGCGTCCCGCGTCTTCGTCGCCGGCGACAGCGCGGGCGGCAACATCGTGCACAACGTGCTGGTGCGGGCGTCGTCCGCGGAAAACGCGGCGAGGATCGAGGGCGCGGTCCTGCTCCACCCGTTCTTCGGCGGGAGCACGGCCATCGAGGGGGAGCCGGAGCGCGCGGTCGTGATCACCGCGAAGGTGTGGGCGTCCGCGTGCCCCGACGCGGCCGACGGCGCGGACGACCCGAGGATCAACCCGACCACGCCAGGCGCGCCGGCGCTGGAGCGCCTCGGGTGCGAGCGGATGCTGGTGTGCGCGGCGGAGAAGGATTGGCTGGTGGCGAGGGACCGCGCGTACTACGACGCCGTGGCGGCGAGCGCGTGGCCCGGGAGCGCTGCGTGGCTGGAGACGGAAGGGGAGGAGCACGTGTTCTTCCTGCTGAAGCCCGAGTGCGACAGGGCCAAGGCGCTCATGGACCGCGTCGTggcgttcatcgccggagcatgA